The Mixta hanseatica genome includes a region encoding these proteins:
- a CDS encoding IS1-like element IS1A family transposase (programmed frameshift), giving the protein MASVSISCPSCSATDGVVRNGKSTAGHQRYLCSHCRKTWQLQFTYTASQPGTHQKIIDMAMNGVGCRATARIMGVGLNTILRHFKKLRPQSVTSRIQPGSDVIVCAEMDEQWGYVGAKSRQRWLFYAYDRLRKTVVAHVFGERTMATLGRLMSLLSPFDVVIWMTDGWPLYESRLKGKLHVISKRYTQRIERHNLNLRQHLARLGRKSLSFSKSVELHDKVIGHYLNIKHYQ; this is encoded by the exons GTGGCTTCTGTTTCTATCAGCTGTCCCTCCTGTTCAGCTACTGACGGGGTGGTGCGTAACGGCAAAAGCACCGCCGGACATCAGCGCTATCTCTGCTCTCACTGCCGTAAAACATGGCAACTGCAGTTCACTTACACCGCTTCTCAACCCGGTACGCACCAGAAAATCATTGATATGGCCATGAATGGCGTTGGATGCCGGGCAACTGCCCGCATTATGGGCGTTGGCCTCAACACGATTTTACGTCACT TTAAAAAACTCAGGCCGCAGTCGGTAACCTCGCGCATACAGCCGGGCAGTGACGTCATCGTCTGCGCGGAAATGGACGAACAGTGGGGCTATGTCGGGGCTAAATCGCGCCAGCGCTGGCTGTTTTACGCGTATGACAGGCTCCGGAAGACGGTTGTTGCGCACGTATTCGGTGAACGCACTATGGCGACGCTGGGGCGTCTTATGAGCCTGCTGTCACCCTTTGACGTGGTGATATGGATGACGGATGGCTGGCCGCTGTATGAATCCCGCCTGAAGGGAAAGCTGCACGTAATCAGCAAGCGATATACGCAGCGAATTGAGCGGCATAACCTGAATCTGAGGCAGCACCTGGCACGGCTGGGACGGAAGTCGCTGTCGTTCTCAAAATCGGTGGAGCTGCATGACAAAGTCATCGGGCATTATCTGAACATAAAACACTATCAATAA
- the fliJ gene encoding flagellar export protein FliJ, with protein MTQRSPMKVLCELAEQTLSDTTQQLGQVRQVYASAAAQLEQLTRYEQEYGRQLQTTMSATGMPVINLLSHQFFISSLSRVVKQHTGHVAACQQSVDHALDRWKNDKRRLNAFETLVSRADTIQQAKENRLEQKLMDEFAQRASLRNSAL; from the coding sequence ATGACCCAGCGTTCCCCTATGAAGGTGCTGTGCGAGCTGGCGGAGCAGACCTTAAGCGATACCACCCAACAGCTTGGTCAGGTCCGCCAGGTTTACGCCAGCGCTGCCGCGCAGCTTGAACAGCTCACCCGCTATGAACAGGAGTATGGTCGACAGCTGCAAACTACCATGTCGGCCACCGGTATGCCGGTTATCAATCTGCTGAGCCACCAGTTTTTTATTTCGTCGCTTAGCCGCGTGGTGAAACAGCATACCGGTCATGTCGCGGCCTGCCAGCAGTCGGTTGACCATGCGTTGGATCGCTGGAAGAACGATAAGCGGCGGCTGAATGCCTTTGAAACATTGGTTAGTCGGGCCGATACGATACAGCAGGCAAAAGAGAATCGCCTGGAACAGAAGTTAATGGATGAATTCGCGCAGCGTGCAAGCTTAAGGAATAGCGCTTTATGA
- the fliD gene encoding flagellar filament capping protein FliD, producing the protein MATLSSLGVGTGGIDTASMLTQIKAAEQTRLTPYTNLKSSYENKISAWGKISSALATLQGSVKKLSGEAFNTLKVSDNKTFTATATAEANADAHDVTVMQLAVSHKLRTAGYEDAAENLGETTGATRTITITQKNGKELKVELADDETSLNQMAKAINKQEGDVRASVQRTDEGYQLVLSSRTAGTDGEMSVSVEGDDTLGALLNTQEGGREADDETNGMIVVSEAQDAKLKVDGITYTRSSNNITDIIEGVTLNLKAVSENEKSEQLTLSIDNSAIKSTLQDFVKQYNALLTQTAASSKYVPNDASGLTDDEVAKPNKENGALMGDGTLRSMVGELRAAVNGVYGDNNSDYDALTSLGITFDAGTGQMTLSEKTLDEAIANDSDQIGLMFKDHAGNQGLASTLSDIITKYAGDEESKTDGIIKGTTNTLDEQVKLVKEQIDKTQKLIDAQVERYRVQFQNLDTTMSQLNSLSNQLISMLSSFNK; encoded by the coding sequence TTCCCTTGGCGTTGGTACCGGCGGCATCGATACGGCCAGCATGCTGACGCAGATAAAAGCTGCAGAGCAGACCCGTCTGACGCCTTACACCAATTTAAAAAGTAGCTACGAAAATAAAATTTCCGCCTGGGGCAAAATCTCCAGCGCGCTCGCTACTCTGCAGGGCAGCGTTAAGAAACTCAGCGGAGAAGCGTTTAATACGCTGAAGGTTAGTGATAACAAGACTTTTACGGCCACGGCAACGGCGGAGGCCAACGCCGATGCGCATGATGTCACCGTAATGCAGCTGGCGGTTTCCCATAAGCTGCGCACCGCGGGTTACGAAGACGCCGCTGAAAACCTGGGTGAAACCACCGGCGCAACCCGTACCATTACCATTACGCAAAAAAATGGCAAAGAGCTGAAAGTCGAACTGGCAGATGATGAAACCTCTCTTAACCAGATGGCGAAAGCGATCAATAAGCAAGAGGGCGATGTCCGCGCCTCGGTGCAGCGTACCGATGAGGGTTATCAGCTGGTGCTCAGTTCACGCACCGCCGGTACCGACGGCGAAATGTCGGTAAGCGTCGAGGGTGACGATACGCTGGGCGCGCTGTTAAATACTCAGGAAGGCGGACGAGAGGCTGATGACGAGACGAATGGCATGATTGTCGTTTCCGAAGCCCAGGATGCAAAACTGAAGGTTGATGGCATCACGTACACGCGATCCAGTAATAATATTACCGACATCATCGAAGGTGTGACCTTAAATCTGAAAGCCGTTTCTGAAAATGAAAAGTCAGAGCAGCTTACGCTCAGCATAGATAACTCCGCCATCAAAAGTACGCTGCAGGATTTTGTTAAACAATATAATGCATTGCTAACGCAAACCGCCGCCTCCAGTAAATATGTGCCGAACGACGCTTCCGGCTTAACGGACGATGAGGTCGCCAAACCCAACAAGGAAAATGGCGCGTTGATGGGTGACGGCACGCTGCGCAGCATGGTGGGCGAACTGCGCGCCGCAGTTAACGGCGTTTATGGCGACAATAACAGCGACTATGACGCCCTGACCTCGCTGGGCATCACGTTTGATGCCGGCACGGGTCAAATGACGTTAAGTGAGAAAACGTTGGACGAAGCAATTGCCAACGATTCCGATCAAATTGGTCTGATGTTTAAAGACCATGCCGGAAATCAAGGCCTGGCCTCCACGCTAAGCGATATTATTACCAAATATGCTGGTGACGAAGAGAGCAAAACCGACGGCATAATCAAAGGCACCACCAACACGCTGGATGAGCAGGTTAAGCTGGTAAAAGAGCAAATAGACAAAACGCAAAAACTGATTGATGCGCAGGTAGAGCGCTATCGTGTGCAGTTCCAGAACCTGGATACCACCATGTCACAGTTGAACAGCCTGAGTAACCAGCTGATCTCAATGTTATCCAGCTTCAATAAATAA
- the fliM gene encoding flagellar motor switch protein FliM → MSDSILSQAEIDRLLNGGGSSEAEKPDEELVDKNTIKPYDPNTQRRVVRERLHSLEIINERFARQFRMGLFNLLRRSPDITAGNIKIQPYHDFARNLPVPTNLNLVHMNPLRGTALFVFSPSLVFMAVDNLFGGDGRFLTKAEGREFTPTEQRIIKRMLSMALEAYDYAWSTIFKLETEYVRAEIQVKFTNITSSPNDIVVTTPFYVEIGSQSGEFDICIPFSIIEPLRELLSNPPLENSQQEDDQWRTVLASQVKDTELELVANFTDMQTRLSKILALQKGDVIPLDKPESIEACVDGFPVLSGSYGCVNGQYALKIEKLLNPTLPSLNKEQYPHE, encoded by the coding sequence ATGTCTGACAGCATATTATCGCAGGCTGAAATCGATCGCTTGCTAAACGGTGGCGGCAGTAGTGAAGCTGAAAAGCCTGATGAAGAGTTGGTTGATAAAAACACCATCAAGCCTTACGACCCTAATACCCAGCGCCGCGTGGTGCGCGAACGTCTGCATTCGCTGGAGATCATTAACGAACGTTTCGCACGGCAGTTCCGTATGGGGTTGTTTAATTTGCTACGACGTAGCCCGGATATCACTGCCGGCAATATAAAAATTCAGCCCTATCACGACTTTGCCCGCAATCTTCCGGTGCCGACCAATCTTAATTTAGTGCATATGAATCCGCTACGCGGAACGGCGCTGTTTGTTTTCTCACCCAGCCTGGTCTTTATGGCGGTTGATAATTTGTTTGGCGGCGACGGTCGCTTTCTGACCAAGGCGGAAGGGCGTGAATTTACGCCTACCGAGCAGCGTATTATTAAACGCATGCTGTCGATGGCGCTGGAAGCTTATGACTACGCCTGGAGCACGATTTTCAAATTGGAAACCGAATACGTCCGCGCCGAAATTCAGGTTAAATTTACCAATATCACCTCATCTCCCAACGATATTGTGGTGACCACGCCTTTTTATGTGGAAATCGGCTCGCAAAGCGGTGAGTTTGATATCTGTATTCCTTTCAGCATTATCGAGCCGCTACGTGAGCTATTAAGTAATCCGCCGTTGGAAAACTCACAGCAGGAGGACGACCAGTGGCGTACGGTGCTGGCTTCGCAGGTAAAAGATACCGAACTGGAGCTGGTGGCGAACTTCACCGATATGCAAACGCGCCTGTCAAAAATTCTCGCGCTGCAAAAGGGCGATGTTATTCCGTTAGACAAGCCGGAAAGTATTGAAGCATGCGTGGATGGTTTCCCGGTGCTGTCGGGCAGCTATGGTTGTGTTAACGGGCAATACGCCCTCAAAATCGAGAAATTATTAAACCCTACATTACCGTCATTAAATAAGGAGCAATATCCCCATGAGTGA
- the fliG gene encoding flagellar motor switch protein FliG translates to MNAYDKSAIIMLTLGEERAAEVFRHLNTHEVTQISSAMVSMSGFTHEQLAETLKEFQHDASDFAALTVNTNDYLRNVLVQALGEERASSLLEDLLDTQGNNSGIETLNFMEPLAVFELIHEEHPQIIATILVHLKRAQAADVLTRFDERDRNDIMLRIATFGGVQPAALQELTEVLNNLLHGQNLKRSKMGGVRPAAEILNLMKSQQEEAAIEAVREFDHELAQKIIDEMFLFENLLETDDRSIQRLLQDVDNETLIIALKGAEPPLRDKFFKNMSKRQADIMREDLSARGPVRMSQVEAEQKTILQIVRRLAESGEINIGGSEDVYV, encoded by the coding sequence ATGAATGCATACGACAAAAGCGCAATCATCATGCTAACGCTCGGAGAAGAGCGCGCTGCGGAAGTATTTCGCCATCTTAATACCCATGAAGTAACACAAATCAGTAGCGCGATGGTCAGCATGAGTGGCTTTACCCATGAGCAACTGGCTGAAACGCTAAAAGAGTTCCAACACGATGCGAGCGATTTCGCCGCGCTCACCGTGAATACCAACGATTATCTGCGCAATGTGCTGGTGCAGGCACTGGGTGAAGAACGCGCCTCCAGCCTGCTGGAAGACTTGCTGGATACCCAGGGTAATAACAGCGGCATAGAAACCCTGAACTTTATGGAACCGCTGGCGGTATTCGAACTGATCCATGAAGAGCATCCGCAAATTATCGCCACCATTCTGGTGCATCTGAAACGTGCCCAGGCGGCGGACGTGCTGACCCGCTTTGATGAGCGCGATCGCAACGACATCATGCTGCGTATCGCCACCTTTGGCGGCGTACAGCCAGCGGCGCTGCAGGAACTGACGGAAGTGCTCAATAACCTGCTGCACGGCCAGAATCTCAAGCGCAGCAAAATGGGCGGCGTACGTCCGGCTGCAGAGATCCTTAACCTGATGAAATCGCAGCAGGAAGAAGCCGCTATCGAGGCAGTACGTGAATTTGACCATGAGCTGGCGCAGAAAATCATCGACGAGATGTTCCTGTTCGAAAACTTGCTGGAAACCGACGACCGCAGCATCCAGCGCCTTCTGCAGGATGTGGATAACGAAACGCTGATTATTGCGCTGAAAGGGGCTGAGCCGCCGCTGCGCGATAAATTCTTCAAAAATATGTCGAAACGTCAGGCCGATATTATGCGTGAAGATCTTAGCGCACGCGGACCGGTACGTATGTCGCAGGTGGAGGCCGAACAGAAAACCATTCTGCAAATTGTCCGTCGCTTAGCGGAGAGCGGTGAAATCAATATTGGCGGCAGCGAGGATGTGTATGTCTGA
- the fliL gene encoding flagellar basal body-associated protein FliL — protein sequence MLLAIAACGIAAWTLYEMKNMQARLLSENGLPEVTEVVEPIAPVYVPLDTFTVSLKPGSEEYDRVLYIGLTLRVGNEEDKSRIEKYLPEVRSRLLMLFSGRSAEELSVNEGKSQLIQDIKQILSTPLDEKSGVTVTDVLFNAFILR from the coding sequence TTGCTACTGGCGATAGCCGCCTGCGGCATTGCCGCCTGGACCCTGTATGAAATGAAAAATATGCAGGCGCGCTTGCTGTCAGAGAATGGCCTGCCTGAAGTCACGGAAGTTGTCGAGCCGATAGCGCCCGTTTATGTCCCACTGGATACCTTTACCGTCAGCCTGAAGCCCGGTAGTGAAGAATACGACCGGGTACTTTATATCGGCTTAACGCTGCGTGTGGGTAATGAAGAAGATAAATCGAGAATCGAAAAGTATTTGCCGGAAGTCCGCAGCCGTTTATTAATGTTGTTTTCCGGCCGCAGTGCGGAAGAGTTATCGGTTAACGAAGGCAAGTCGCAATTAATCCAGGATATTAAACAGATACTAAGCACGCCTCTTGATGAAAAATCGGGAGTGACGGTGACGGATGTTTTGTTTAACGCCTTTATATTACGGTAA
- the fliF gene encoding flagellar basal-body MS-ring/collar protein FliF: MDASDNSNKTNASLNLTSLIERLRANPRFVFIILAAAFISVIVALLFWAKSPDYRVLYSNISDEDGGAIVAQLTQMNVPYSFQEGGGAIMVPADRVYEARLKLAQQGLPKRGQVGFELLDQEKFGLSQFNEQINYQRALEGELARTIEKLGPVRSARVHLAIPKQTLFVREQKSPSASVTLDLNAGRLLDAGQVNAISWLISSAVPGLNADNVTLVDQRGNLLTQRGAQAIQTNQLKYISEIEADYRQRIQAILAPVVGAANVKTQVTAQVDFTTHEQTAEQYQPNSAPEKMAIRSRQINSSEQGSKAGPGGVPGALSNQPPVPTSAPIDQPPATDKPQAGADGAAIPTLPFSRQKDETTNYELNRTLIHTKRSPGTIERLSVAVVVNYQPDEEGKPVALSKEQMEQIQALVKEAMGYSSERGDSLNVVNSLFNADPSEPEIPFWQRPAFIDLMLAAGRYLLVALVALMLWRKMLQPFWIKHQELALQRLELEKEARQAARDAQLRKAEMREQAKAQQRVETEVNVQQLRSMAEQDPQVIALVLRQWLNKEQSS, from the coding sequence ATGGATGCCAGCGACAACAGCAATAAAACTAACGCTTCATTGAATTTAACCTCTCTTATAGAACGACTTCGTGCTAATCCTCGTTTTGTCTTTATTATTTTGGCAGCAGCATTTATTTCGGTGATTGTCGCGCTGCTGTTTTGGGCCAAATCTCCTGATTATCGCGTACTCTACAGTAATATTAGCGATGAAGACGGCGGCGCTATTGTTGCGCAGCTAACGCAGATGAACGTGCCTTATAGCTTTCAGGAAGGCGGCGGTGCCATTATGGTGCCCGCCGATCGCGTCTATGAAGCGCGTCTGAAGCTGGCCCAGCAGGGGCTGCCAAAAAGAGGGCAGGTCGGTTTCGAGCTGCTCGATCAGGAGAAATTTGGTCTCAGCCAGTTTAATGAACAGATTAACTACCAGCGCGCTCTGGAAGGCGAGCTGGCGCGTACCATTGAGAAGCTGGGGCCGGTCCGCAGCGCGCGCGTACATCTGGCCATCCCGAAGCAAACGCTGTTCGTACGCGAGCAAAAATCGCCTTCCGCCTCGGTAACGCTGGATCTGAATGCGGGACGCTTACTGGATGCAGGCCAGGTTAACGCGATTAGCTGGCTTATCTCCAGCGCCGTACCTGGCCTGAACGCCGATAACGTCACTCTTGTCGATCAGCGCGGCAATTTGCTGACGCAGCGCGGCGCCCAGGCTATCCAGACCAACCAGCTTAAATATATCAGTGAAATTGAAGCGGATTACCGCCAGCGTATTCAGGCCATCCTTGCACCGGTCGTGGGAGCGGCAAACGTCAAAACACAGGTCACCGCGCAGGTTGATTTTACCACTCATGAGCAGACGGCCGAGCAGTACCAACCGAACAGCGCGCCGGAAAAAATGGCTATACGCAGCCGTCAAATCAACAGCAGCGAGCAGGGCAGCAAAGCGGGTCCGGGTGGCGTACCGGGCGCGTTAAGCAATCAGCCGCCGGTTCCTACCTCCGCACCGATTGATCAGCCGCCAGCAACAGATAAACCACAGGCAGGCGCGGATGGCGCGGCGATACCGACCCTGCCCTTTAGTCGACAAAAAGATGAAACCACTAACTACGAGCTGAACCGTACGCTTATCCATACCAAGCGCAGCCCCGGCACCATTGAACGCCTCTCCGTAGCGGTAGTGGTGAACTATCAGCCGGACGAAGAAGGCAAGCCGGTCGCGCTGAGTAAAGAGCAAATGGAACAGATTCAGGCGCTGGTGAAGGAAGCGATGGGCTATTCCAGCGAACGTGGCGATAGTTTAAACGTGGTGAACTCCCTGTTTAACGCCGATCCGTCCGAACCTGAAATTCCGTTCTGGCAACGTCCTGCCTTTATCGATCTGATGTTAGCGGCAGGCCGGTATCTGCTGGTGGCGCTGGTGGCGCTGATGCTGTGGCGCAAAATGCTACAACCGTTCTGGATAAAGCATCAAGAACTGGCGCTACAGCGTCTCGAACTGGAAAAAGAGGCGCGCCAGGCCGCGCGGGATGCCCAGCTGCGTAAAGCGGAAATGCGTGAACAGGCGAAAGCGCAGCAGCGTGTGGAAACTGAGGTTAATGTTCAGCAGCTGCGCAGTATGGCCGAGCAGGATCCGCAGGTTATCGCGCTGGTACTCCGTCAGTGGTTGAATAAGGAACAGTCATCATGA
- a CDS encoding flagellar hook-length control protein FliK, whose protein sequence is MMINVIAAQPGTAPVGAASAHQGENTGFANLLGTQLAAVTGRVVTPAMPTKEDDADKLSEEEMDAAAAGLIPVGLAEAMIAPLPPEAVTTSQSAAVDLTTAAPQIAVSGNVYGMLNNEADALVSENDAAQNVRHSATDGMLRMIASPQSAHHAGKAATPQEQFMPAPMEFIKPAINVAPALESEPESAVLPVDNHSPAMPLTASPAFSPASLAAPSTAAPSAANAALPVAHGMLEPEVGSPAWQQALGQKLSAFTRNGIHHAELRLHPEHLGPLHIKLRLEQDQVQLHFVTDQQPVRAALEAAMPHLRTSLADAGIQLDQGSVGRDASAWGSSADSHSGQSSHSQNGANGSPLIEVEEEITPQRIHSPLGISIFA, encoded by the coding sequence ATGATGATTAACGTAATCGCCGCCCAGCCGGGCACAGCTCCTGTGGGAGCCGCATCGGCGCATCAGGGTGAAAATACCGGTTTTGCCAACCTGTTAGGAACGCAACTCGCCGCCGTCACCGGCAGGGTGGTTACCCCGGCAATGCCGACAAAAGAGGACGACGCCGACAAGCTCTCCGAAGAGGAAATGGATGCGGCTGCGGCAGGATTAATACCGGTTGGCCTGGCGGAAGCCATGATTGCCCCGCTGCCGCCTGAAGCCGTTACAACCTCGCAATCGGCCGCCGTCGACCTGACTACAGCGGCGCCGCAAATAGCGGTATCTGGCAATGTGTACGGCATGCTCAATAACGAAGCCGATGCGCTCGTATCAGAGAATGATGCGGCGCAAAACGTGCGCCACAGCGCTACCGATGGCATGTTGCGGATGATCGCCAGCCCGCAGAGCGCTCATCACGCCGGAAAGGCTGCTACACCGCAAGAACAGTTTATGCCTGCGCCAATGGAGTTTATTAAGCCAGCCATCAACGTCGCCCCGGCGCTGGAAAGTGAGCCTGAGAGCGCCGTTCTGCCGGTTGACAACCATTCACCAGCGATGCCGCTTACCGCCTCGCCGGCCTTTTCACCGGCATCGCTGGCCGCACCGTCGACCGCTGCGCCGTCAGCCGCTAATGCCGCGCTACCGGTTGCTCACGGCATGCTGGAGCCGGAAGTCGGATCGCCAGCCTGGCAGCAGGCGCTTGGGCAGAAACTTAGCGCCTTTACCCGCAACGGCATTCATCATGCGGAGCTGCGTTTGCACCCGGAACATCTGGGGCCGCTGCATATTAAGCTACGTCTGGAACAGGATCAGGTTCAGCTGCACTTTGTTACCGATCAACAGCCGGTACGCGCCGCGTTGGAAGCAGCAATGCCCCACCTGCGTACCTCGCTGGCCGATGCCGGCATTCAACTGGATCAGGGCAGCGTTGGGCGTGATGCCTCTGCCTGGGGCTCTTCAGCCGATTCCCATTCAGGGCAATCCTCCCATTCACAGAACGGGGCTAATGGCTCACCGTTAATTGAAGTGGAAGAGGAAATTACACCACAGCGCATCCATTCTCCGCTGGGAATAAGTATTTTTGCCTGA
- the fliE gene encoding flagellar hook-basal body complex protein FliE, with translation MSIQSVGVLEQIQFQANKIAATGSSLAIRDTENSEPVSFSNLLINSLNTINQMQTGAKKQSENYLAGVPGIGLNDVMVSMQKSSIALNLGVQVRNKLVSAYQEIMNMPV, from the coding sequence ATGTCAATTCAATCTGTGGGCGTACTGGAGCAAATCCAGTTTCAGGCAAATAAGATTGCAGCTACTGGGTCCAGCCTCGCTATTCGTGATACAGAAAATAGCGAACCCGTATCCTTTTCCAACCTTTTAATTAACAGCCTTAACACTATTAACCAAATGCAAACCGGCGCTAAAAAGCAGTCTGAAAATTATCTTGCTGGCGTACCTGGGATTGGCCTTAATGATGTTATGGTTTCTATGCAAAAATCCTCTATTGCATTAAACCTGGGCGTGCAGGTACGTAATAAATTAGTTAGCGCTTACCAGGAAATAATGAACATGCCGGTATAA
- the fliI gene encoding flagellar protein export ATPase FliI yields the protein MSQRLSRWLQAIDDKEQQMASLPGIRRYGRLTRATGLVLEAVGLTLPIGTLCRIERDGAHGGDCVESEVVGFNGQMLYLMPLENTDGVLPGARIYAPDTGETKGKMLPLGRTLLGRVLDARARPLDNLPAPETRQRGALFSMPYNPLLREPIKSVLDVGVCAINGLLTVGRGQRMGLFAGSGVGKSVLLGMMARYTKADVIVVGLIGERGREVKDFIENILGKEGLSRAVVIAAPADVSPILRMQGADYATRIAEDFRDQGLNVLLIMDSLTRYAMAQREIALAIGEPPATKGYPPSVFARLPALVERAGNGVQGGGSITAFYTVLTEGDDQQDPIADSARAILDGHIVLSRRLAEAGHYPAIDIEASISRAMTELIPPTHYKKVQRFKQLLSAWQRNRDLISVGAYAAGSDPLLDQAIERYPQMARFLQQGINDRSEYETSFAALSALFPDLPDHQKESSE from the coding sequence ATGAGCCAGCGACTTTCACGGTGGCTTCAGGCCATTGACGATAAAGAGCAACAGATGGCGTCGTTGCCCGGCATACGCCGCTACGGCAGGCTAACGCGCGCCACCGGCCTGGTGTTGGAGGCGGTGGGCTTAACGCTGCCGATCGGCACGCTGTGCCGAATAGAGCGTGATGGCGCGCACGGCGGTGACTGCGTAGAAAGCGAGGTGGTCGGTTTCAACGGACAGATGCTTTATCTGATGCCGCTGGAAAATACGGACGGCGTTCTGCCGGGCGCGCGGATCTATGCGCCCGATACCGGCGAGACGAAAGGTAAAATGCTGCCGCTGGGCCGTACATTATTGGGCCGGGTGCTGGATGCGCGCGCCCGGCCGCTGGACAACCTGCCTGCCCCGGAGACGCGCCAGCGCGGCGCACTTTTTTCCATGCCTTACAATCCCTTGCTGCGCGAGCCGATCAAATCGGTGCTGGACGTTGGCGTATGCGCCATCAACGGCCTGTTAACGGTAGGACGCGGCCAGCGTATGGGGTTGTTTGCTGGCTCCGGCGTAGGGAAGTCAGTGCTGCTTGGCATGATGGCGCGCTACACCAAAGCGGATGTGATTGTGGTGGGGCTGATTGGCGAGCGTGGCCGTGAAGTAAAAGATTTTATTGAAAATATCCTGGGCAAAGAGGGACTAAGCCGCGCCGTGGTGATTGCTGCGCCGGCCGATGTTTCACCGATTCTGCGTATGCAGGGCGCCGACTACGCGACGCGTATCGCAGAGGATTTTCGCGACCAGGGTCTGAATGTATTGCTGATTATGGATTCTCTCACCCGCTATGCGATGGCGCAGCGTGAAATTGCGCTGGCAATTGGCGAACCTCCGGCCACCAAAGGCTATCCGCCGTCGGTTTTCGCCCGGTTGCCTGCGCTGGTCGAGCGTGCCGGAAATGGCGTGCAGGGCGGCGGGTCGATTACTGCCTTTTATACCGTCCTGACCGAAGGGGACGACCAGCAGGACCCGATTGCCGACTCGGCGCGAGCGATTCTCGATGGCCATATCGTGTTGTCACGTCGGCTGGCGGAAGCGGGGCACTATCCAGCCATCGATATTGAAGCCTCTATCAGCCGCGCCATGACCGAGCTGATTCCACCAACGCACTATAAAAAAGTACAGCGTTTTAAACAGCTGCTGTCCGCCTGGCAGCGCAACCGCGATTTAATCAGCGTCGGCGCCTATGCCGCTGGCAGCGATCCCCTGTTGGACCAGGCCATTGAACGCTATCCGCAAATGGCGCGTTTTTTACAGCAGGGAATCAACGATCGCAGCGAATATGAAACCTCGTTCGCCGCGCTTTCCGCGCTGTTTCCTGATTTACCTGACCACCAGAAGGAGAGTAGCGAATGA
- a CDS encoding flagellar assembly protein FliH: MSDLQQLTGWQVWQPEDLCKADMLPDDLHVMNDDATPEQQQAELQRLRRQAEQKGLAQGLAQGIEEGRKQGYDEGYQQGHQTGIEQALTEAKERQQQAIMQFENLLQAFQTAIDNLEKVIPSRLVQLALMAARATLGTHVAFDNSLLLEKIQSLLQQEPLFQGPAQLWVSADEFAAVQEQLSDVLAKHQWELRADEAILPGGCRITSAECELDATVSSSWQALCQLSREEYSA; encoded by the coding sequence ATGTCTGATCTCCAGCAGTTAACCGGCTGGCAGGTTTGGCAGCCGGAAGATCTTTGCAAGGCAGATATGCTGCCTGACGATTTACACGTTATGAATGACGATGCGACGCCGGAGCAGCAGCAGGCGGAGCTACAGCGGCTGCGGCGCCAGGCAGAGCAAAAAGGCCTGGCGCAGGGACTGGCGCAGGGTATTGAAGAGGGGCGTAAACAGGGATACGACGAAGGCTATCAGCAGGGGCATCAGACTGGTATTGAACAGGCTTTGACGGAGGCCAAAGAGCGCCAGCAGCAAGCTATCATGCAGTTTGAAAACCTGTTACAAGCCTTTCAGACGGCGATTGATAACCTTGAAAAGGTCATCCCTTCGCGCCTGGTACAGTTAGCGCTAATGGCGGCTCGCGCCACGCTGGGAACCCATGTCGCTTTCGATAATAGCCTGCTGCTGGAAAAAATTCAGTCGCTGTTGCAACAGGAACCGCTGTTTCAGGGACCGGCTCAGCTCTGGGTAAGCGCCGACGAGTTTGCAGCGGTGCAGGAACAGCTCAGCGACGTGCTGGCCAAACATCAATGGGAGCTGCGTGCCGATGAGGCGATATTGCCCGGCGGCTGCCGCATTACCTCGGCGGAATGTGAACTGGACGCTACCGTTTCCAGTAGCTGGCAGGCGCTGTGCCAGCTCAGCCGCGAGGAATATAGCGCATGA